One genomic window of Ficedula albicollis isolate OC2 chromosome 18, FicAlb1.5, whole genome shotgun sequence includes the following:
- the LOC101811860 gene encoding uncharacterized protein LOC101811860: MRDASILDKQVPSSMLDVAMEYPDFWLTDVPKIVNCILENLPYITIDSGYRMAESLFLLMTHKYGSAVVIGLCEMALQQDSGVQELCNTLSSMPGILNGVITEFATLLRNQWCNPPREGSLISHRAPSSGQIDLEELGDKHNVWSERGHPDVVTAFLMLEVLVGLSERAEMAKEIEAFLPSLMKILEVGSEDEKLKIVVVFRNVLGQLKKSKASSMAVALVGKILPLSDSECGRLRELSLWLLRDLLRSVVSRDERSMRREMQRALIPLLFRLNDQLPSVAKLMKKRSRAEEYMEQSLPYLRDPQSSVRLAAVRFLGTATRHMREQDLETQAHILSALQPLETDRDISVSSLAAHTGSILRAPRVQRRRSWVILQMLCCWCR; the protein is encoded by the exons ATGAGAGATGCCAGCATCCTTGACAAGCAGGTGCCCAGCAGCATGCTGGATGTGGCCATGGAATACCCAGACTTCTGGCTGACAGAT GTGCCAAAAATAGTGAACTGCATCCTAGAAAACCTGCCATACATCACCATAGATTCAGGCTATAGGATGGCTGAGTCACTGTTTCTCCTAATGACTCATAAGTATGGCTCAGCAGTGGTCATCGGCCTGTGTGAGATGGCTCTTCAACAAGACAG CggtgtgcaggagctgtgcaacACTCTGTCCTCCATGCCTGGGATTTTGAACGGGGTCATAACAGAGTTTGCTACCTTGCTCCGGAACCAGTGGTGCAACCCTCCCAGAGAAGGCAGCCTCATCTCTCACAGAGCT CCATCCTCGGGGCAGATTGACTTGGAGGAGTTGGGTGACAAGCACAATGTCTGGAGCGAGCGGGGACATCCTGATGTGGTGACAGCCTTCCTGATGCTGGAAGTCCTCGTTGGGCTGTCGGAGAGAGCTGAGATG GCAAAAGAAATCGAAGCCTTCCTGCCAAGCCTGATGAAGATACTGGAAGTTGGCAGTGAAGATGAGAAGCTGAAGATCGTTGTGGTCTTCCGAAATGTCCTGGGCCAGCTGAAGAAGTCCAAGGCCAGCTCCATGGCTGTGGCGCTGGTGGGGAagatcctgcccctctctgaCTCG gagtgCGGCCGGCTGCGAGAGCTCTCCCTCTGGCTGCTCAGAGACCTGCTGAGGTCCGTGGTGAGTAGGGATGAGAGGAGCATGAGGAGGGAGATGCAGAGGGCACTGATCCCGCTCCTCTTCCGTCTGAACGACCAGCTGCCCAGCGTGGCCAAG TTGATGAagaagaggagcagggctgaAGAGTACATGGAACAGAGCCTGCCCTACCTGAGGGACCCTCAGTCCTCCGTGCGCCTGGCGGCCGTCAGGTTCCTCG ggaccGCCACCAGGCACATGAGGGAGCAGGATTTGGAGACTCAGGCTCATATCCTCAGTG CCCTTCAGCCCTTGGAGACAGACAGGGATATCTCCGTCAGTTCCCTGGCAGCCCACACGGGCTCCATCCTGAGAGCTCCAAGGGTGCAGCGGCGAAGATCTTGGGTCATCCTACAGATGCTGTGCTGTTGGTGCCGgtga